One Balaenoptera musculus isolate JJ_BM4_2016_0621 chromosome 13, mBalMus1.pri.v3, whole genome shotgun sequence genomic window, TTGGAGAATCATTTATCTATCTGCCACTGTAGGTTTACTCCATCAGATAGAAACCCAGAGTTCCctttaggttcttttttttttttaaacagctttgttgagatgtaattcacataccatacatttactcatttaaaatgtacaattaaatggtttttagtgtattcacagataatgtgcaaccattaccatgttaattttagagcattttttatcacctcagaaagaaagcTATACCTTTCAGCTATCACCTTCCTCTTCcttaacacccccccccccccccccccccccccccccccccgtccctaagcaaccactaatttactttctgtctctgtaaatatccctattctggactttcatatatttgtggtcttttgtgactgactgcTTCTACTCAGCGTACTGTTTTTaaggtttatccatattgtagcatgtatcagcactCCATTTTTCTCCCCCCTTAGGTTCTTTTTAAGGCTGTGTGTttgtccttcctttctctgtcacGTGTGGCTGAGGCGGCTGCTGAGCCCCCGAACCTCATTCAGCTtatgtttattgaatgcctgctgTGTACCAGACACTGCTTTAGGCACATGCTACTGCACTCAGTCCTTTCAGTGGTAGACACTCTGTGTATGTAGTACATGTGTATTGTCGTACACACGTCACAATGAGAATgctgagttttccttttttatttttacaatatatgttttttaacttACAGGTTTATTAATGCCAGAAGGTTCAGTTGCTCTGctgtaattgttttgttttctggtccATTAATGCCAGAAAGTTCAGTTGCTCTGctgtaattgttttgttttctggtccTGAAAGACAGCTCTCTTCCCATTACAGGCTCTTCCAGACTGAGATATTTCTTTACTGTGTGTCTGGAAAGTTTCTGAAGTCCACTTCAGGGTTCGAGATTCCATGTTGGTACACCTACTCACCCAGAGGAGAAAAGGCACAGCCAggtttcttttgaaatttaacCCAAAGTTCATATAGATGATAAATGTTTTACTGGTTTGATGAGAAGATAGACACAATGGGTTTATCTGGAAGCTTAGATTGGGCCTTTGTTGTGGTTcgcttctccccctccccctcccccaccttaaCAGGCAAGAGAGTTCTTGACTGTGTTTGCTCTGGGAATGGGCGCTAGGGTGTTTTGTTGGAAGTTTAGGGACTTTAAACCTAAATGCTTTGTAATGCAGAGTTGGGGACTTGCCTTCTCTCTTGTGTGGTGGAATCACTGCCTCCACTCTTGCGGACAGCCTTCTCCTGGAAAGGCTTGTTCACATGCCCAGACATACTTTCAACttgaccttttccttttttcctgcagGGATTAAGGCCTGTGGTTTCCACAGAAGCACCGCCTATCATATTTGCCACACCAACTAAACTGAGTTCCAATTCTACTGCATATGAGTATGCTGGGAAAAATAAAGTTCCAGAGCTGCAGAAGTTTTTCCAGGTGAGAGAAGACACTAGAACAGTGAAGGCTGTGAAGTAAATAGACCTAAAAACCCCTACAAAACGGAGTCTTAATCTAGTTTGCTACTCACTTCCCTGTTTTTCCTTAAATAGAATTCTCTTGATTTTAGTTTAAGCCATAAACTGGTAGAACTTCATGTAGGTAGAAACTGATAAAAGAAGAGAGGGTGattaatttcctcatcagtatTTAAGGttatgcagatttttaaattgcatatgtAGCTGTTGATCATCCATTGGATGGAGGAAGCAATAgcgtatataatatataataacacTGTGAATAATCCAGTATATATTAGGCTTTGTGACACATGAGGTGACTTTTGGCAATAAGTTTTCTTCTAGTTGTTTTTTGCTTGCTTTATATTAAAATTCACTGAACTGTTGGCTAGAAGTGGAGGAGGCTCTGTTGGGTTTGCTGATTAGCAGAGAAGCTAGGATTggacttaaaaatattattaatgttaATCTACCTACAGATAATTGAGAGGTCAGTGACTCGACTATATCTCAGGTATCGTGGGAGTGGCAATAGCTGTTACTGCTGTTGCTGGAAGATAGCTTTCCCCTCCTCAAAAATATGTCCAGATTTAGGACCAGCTTGGGGACTTTGGATCAGTTTAATCTCTTTTAATCTGATAACTCAGACTTGAGTGGGCATTTGGGGTCTTGAGTTGCCGTGGGGAGGGATTTTGGAGACTGTGCAAGATAATGGATTAAACATTTTATGGAGTCTCATTATTAAATAGGGGTTTAGCAGCTTAATAGAAAGAAGGTAGTTGAGTACAAAATGGACATGAACCTGTTAACTGACCTGGTGTGCTTAGACTTTATCCACTAATGATCAGAAGTCAGACTAAATGTAGAGTATTTCTTGTGCCTACAGGTCTTTGATTAGCTGCTGATTacctttgcctttaaaaaaaattcaccagtGCTCCTTTTGTAATTAAGCAATATATGATAAATTCCTTAGAAATTTGGAATTTGTTGCACACATGTTCCTGAAGCTGCATTTTGGAGAATGACTTTGGACTTACAAACTTTAGCTACATTAGTAAGAAATATACCAGTATTTCAGTTAGCATTCTAGTAGATTTGGGCTTTTTCCACTGCGGTGGGTTGATGGATTAGTTATAAAGTAGAGGCATTTGTTCTATATTAGCCTAAATTGTAAAATCTTTTTCTTATCAGCCATATCCTTGATAATTCTTTCTTTCAAGAAATCCGACGGTGTGCCCATCCACCTGAAACGAGGCTTGCCTGACCAAATGCTTTACCGGACAACCATGGCGCTGACTGTGGGAGGGACCATCTACTGCCTGATCGCCCTCTACATGGCATCACAGCCCAGAAACAAATGAGTTAGGCTGCAGAGGACTGGTTTGCTTTTTAGCATAAAtcctttgaattttcatttttcattatttctgtaaaatttttttttttttttttacttgaatggCCTACTTAACATtcttcaagaaaacagaaattaagacaGTATTTTGGTTTGTTATGAAATGCACATGGCCTGGCAGAGCTCATCTGACAGTTAAAACTGTTGTTTAAAGAAATGCTGCTGCTCTCTGCATTTGGGCTTCTGATTTCCCTGGAGGTTCTGAATGAAGGTTGCACACAGACCCATTATGGCAGTCTGTGCTGAGGTCCTTGGGGACTTATGGTGGAGTTTTGAGCT contains:
- the LOC118906386 gene encoding cytochrome c oxidase subunit 7A-related protein, mitochondrial — encoded protein: MYYKFSSFTQKLTGAWASDAYSPQGLRPVVSTEAPPIIFATPTKLSSNSTAYEYAGKNKVPELQKFFQKSDGVPIHLKRGLPDQMLYRTTMALTVGGTIYCLIALYMASQPRNK